In Phaseolus vulgaris cultivar G19833 chromosome 3, P. vulgaris v2.0, whole genome shotgun sequence, the sequence CAAGATAATGAGTTACAACTTCTGGAGAATCATTAACAAGGACAAGGATTAGGTTGACATAATAAAATACAGACGAAATAACTCAGGCTCCTGAAGTTTATGATAAAAATCAACTGCATTCGGAGTTTTTTTCCCTGCACACTACCTACAATCTACTATTCTAACAAAACATAACTGAAAAATCAGTAGAAGTATGGGAGAATTATTTTCATCTTACTTGTGGCTGATTTAATGCGTTCAAAATCATCATACTCAAAAACATCGCCATTTGCTATAACTGGAATAGATAATGCTGACACAACATCAGCTATTTCATTCCACTTAGCAGGATCTTTGGGCCTATCTGTGACTTTTCTGTGAATAGATCAAAAAGGAAAAATGTCAGAATGTATTAAGAACTTAAAGATCAATTTTAATgattaaatgaaattaaaaagaaaatatgagaAAGAATTCCCCTCCTCCTAGGGTCCACTTTGTAAAGAATTTCTACTTTCACAACAAACCTAAAGCTCAATTCTCCCTGTTGATACAACATAGAATGACTCTCTGCTTGTAAATGAAAATgctactttatcttttcagtttGTTagcatcaaattttaaaaaatgatgaaTAAGCCCCAAGTTGTACATGTGATCACTTTTGTATGTCTCAAGAATCTTGGGCTAGTTACTTTCTTAAATAATATGGTTTCGCTAAAAAAATTGGCTCTAAGTCtatgaatataaaataaagaatgtGGCAAAGACTAACAAAAACATTCCATCCGAGTCTCATGCAAAATTTTCCTTATTCAATGCCAACCTTACGAGTTGATCTACTTCACATAGTCTTGTCCTATACATCCCTTTTTGAAGTTAGTAGATGATAGTCACATATCAAGTACATAAGCCATGGGGATTGGTGGTGTTAAGAGATTCAGCAGGGAGACGACTCATGGATTTCTCCAAACACTTGGGCCCTAGTGACTGTTAGTGGACCAACCGGTTAGAGCAAAAGTCTAATAGTCTCATAGTTTTGATTAAGTGGTTGTCGCAACAAAGTAAGAAACATGATGAAGCTTTATTTGAAAGATGTTGTAATTTGAAAAGGAGCAGATCATATAAGACGCGGGTCTTTCTTCTAACAAATGATACAACACCTTGCAGTTTCACTTCGTCTAAAATGCATATTGTTTTATTTGGTTCAGTTGTGCATTTCAAAAATAGTTATTTTGTATTAGTCTGATGGCAGGCAGTTCAGTTTTATAGGAGCTGTCACTGTGCAAAATTAAAAAGGGCTGATACAAAAGGAGTGACCATAAAAGTGTATTTAGAAGTTCTATGGACAGAGTTAATCTCTGTAGGAGCTGTTACAACTAAAGGACAGCTTTTGCTGCAGTTTCTTTTCAATTACTGTGCCGAAATATCTAGTTTCAGTGTACTAACATAATATCCCCTAGGATTTGGTTTTTGATTGAGCATAGTGACATGACATCAGACAATTCATGCAGCTGACCTCATACGTAGCTCAAGACTTTCGCTGTTGCATTTTCTCCCAATTAAGATACTTTGAAGATCCTCTAACAAAAACTTGTCATGCTAGTTTGTTCAACATATCCTAATTGTTAGAAAATTTCATCAATCCCATTTGGAATAACATATCATCAAAGTATTGTCTTGCTTTGACTGATTCAATGAAAACAATTAAACAAGTCTTTGCTGTGCCTATCATCCCAAGCCAATAGCAATAACAGAATTGTGATAGATCCAATAGCAATAATTGCCTATGTAACCATCTAATAGGTTGATTGATACGAGAATGACTGCCTTTTTAAAGCAAaacaacaatattttaaaaaaaaaataaaaaaaaagaagcaaAACAACATATTAGTTCACACTAGAGAAAGAACGGCCCAGGGAAAGGTTTTAAGACTTGGAAATTACCGTCCATGGACTGCGAGAGCAGAAACACCAGTCTTCTCAATTCTTCTGGCCAATTCCACGGTGTCATGTGGTGATTTTAGGAGTCGGATCTTACAAGTTACGGGTGTGTTCAAATTCCTCCTTAATGTTGTTAAGATCTGGACTTTTAAAGAGAAAGGATTCAAACATGTTAAAGAAGCACAATCAGAAATACAACAGATTATATACACTTACATCATGAATAAGCTCTGGTTTGGACAGAAGAGCAGCACCCATCCCACCACTCACAGAAAATGCTTTCGGGCAACCCATGTTAATATCTATGGCAGCAACATCATTACACCTGCAGGCAAAGCATATAAAAATGGAAAAAcgaaaacaaaacaaacactTCAACAAATAGCTTCTTCAGTACAGAAAAGGTTGCATGCAATGATCCTGTATAGGAACTTTGGTGCACATAAGAAAAACATACATACTTCAAAATAGAATATTAAATATGTCCAGTGGGTATATTTATTCGGAATTGGTTTGGCAGAGAAAAGATCTTCCAGCAAATCCTTACTATGACTAGGAAAGCAACATTTTAATCTATACGTGAACAGGTTTTCACTTTTCAGACTCAtatagattaataaaaaaaaatcattaagaaccaacaacaacaacatcaGCCAAACCACATCACACTGGATGGGTTTTTCCATACAGGACCATTGGGAAATCGATCGATAAAAAGAAAGTACAGCGTACAAAGTATTTCATACAGAGAAGTAAAAGCAAAAAGGGTATACCAACTTCAGCGTAAAGAGGGAAACCAAGTACACAATTAACTTACACTAATTGAGCAGCAGTTAGGGCTCTCACAGCATCAGAAGTGCCTATTTGAAACACAACCCTATCCTTTTCATCATCGCAGGTTCTAAACACAACATTTTCCGTTCCCTTCTCCACAAAATCAATGGTTCCAATGTGTTCTgacaaagaattaattaaaaaaaacacatttcttAGTACATTAAATCTAAATAAGAAAAAGCACATGCATATGAATGATTAGCTATCTTCCAACAGTTCCAATAAAAATCCTAGCAGTTGAGATCTTGCCaccataaaaaacaaataaacattGACAATTATCAGCAAGAGACAACAACAGAATTGCATTTCATTACGCGAATATATAGAACAGTAGAACTGAATTGTGTACCGTTGATTCGACGCTCGCACTTGAGCATCTTATGATCAATGATTTCCTCACCGTAAGTGATATCTGCACCATATTGAGCAGCTAGTAATCTAAATGGGAGAGTGCCCTACCACCAAACAAAGTTAGAAGACAAAAAAGAGAGATAAAACGATATGAATGTTGCGGTTTGGTTTGGAAGTTGAAAATTGGCAGTTTAGAGAGAATGAAAAGGAAGTTGAACTCACAACGCGAACCATGGGAGCCAGAACGAGTTTGTTGCGGTAATCCATGATTGTAGGGTTGACGAATGCAAAATCTAAGAATTCAAACACAATTCAAAGAAGCTATTTGAACCAATTGGGATACTCTGATAGAATGTAATAATAAATAGAATAAACttgaatatttaattaatgattttattagtatttagtgattcatatttgattttattaacaTGTAACAATAAACTTAAAACCGTATTAGTTCTATGAAAGGTGTCAGAATTATCCTCACATTGTTTCATATTGGACTTTCGTTGATTAATTAGAGAAGGACACAACTAAACCCTAAAACTCACCATAACCAAAATTTGTTGGTGTCAAAGAGCTCACAAGGATCAATCCAATTCAAATGCAACTGATGTGGAGATTAATCATAATTTTGAGGCCATTGTTTAACTTGGAGGAGGATGTTTTAATGAGTCTACACAATTGGATGCAAGTGAGTGGAGAATCATGGATAAggataaatatgtttttttttcccGTGTAACACGAAATTGGTTTTCCTCCTCTATTAAAACTATAGACAATGTGGATAGTTGTAGTAAGAAACTATTTGGACGAGTCATTGCCAGCACACGA encodes:
- the LOC137808679 gene encoding uncharacterized protein isoform X2 → MDYRNKLVLAPMVRVGTLPFRLLAAQYGADITYGEEIIDHKMLKCERRINEHIGTIDFVEKGTENVVFRTCDDEKDRVVFQIGTSDAVRALTAAQLVCNDVAAIDINMGCPKAFSVSGGMGAALLSKPELIHDILTTLRRNLNTPVTCKIRLLKSPHDTVELARRIEKTGVSALAVHGRKVTDRPKDPAKWNEIADVVSALSIPVIANGDVFEYDDFERIKSATSAPSVMVARGAIWNASIFSPEGKVFHEDVKREYIRKCILWDNDIKSTKFTVREMIIHYSCLELAEGRAVIKSESTADLAELYGQKEYYQLVKQGSSYAS
- the LOC137808679 gene encoding uncharacterized protein isoform X1; this translates as MILHSSTLQSWITATNSFWLPWFALLLAAQYGADITYGEEIIDHKMLKCERRINEHIGTIDFVEKGTENVVFRTCDDEKDRVVFQIGTSDAVRALTAAQLVCNDVAAIDINMGCPKAFSVSGGMGAALLSKPELIHDILTTLRRNLNTPVTCKIRLLKSPHDTVELARRIEKTGVSALAVHGRKVTDRPKDPAKWNEIADVVSALSIPVIANGDVFEYDDFERIKSATSAPSVMVARGAIWNASIFSPEGKVFHEDVKREYIRKCILWDNDIKSTKFTVREMIIHYSCLELAEGRAVIKSESTADLAELYGQKEYYQLVKQGSSYAS
- the LOC137808679 gene encoding uncharacterized protein isoform X3, with the translated sequence MLKCERRINEHIGTIDFVEKGTENVVFRTCDDEKDRVVFQIGTSDAVRALTAAQLVCNDVAAIDINMGCPKAFSVSGGMGAALLSKPELIHDILTTLRRNLNTPVTCKIRLLKSPHDTVELARRIEKTGVSALAVHGRKVTDRPKDPAKWNEIADVVSALSIPVIANGDVFEYDDFERIKSATSAPSVMVARGAIWNASIFSPEGKVFHEDVKREYIRKCILWDNDIKSTKFTVREMIIHYSCLELAEGRAVIKSESTADLAELYGQKEYYQLVKQGSSYAS